In Acinetobacter sp. C32I, one genomic interval encodes:
- the coaE gene encoding dephospho-CoA kinase (Dephospho-CoA kinase (CoaE) performs the final step in coenzyme A biosynthesis.), which produces MRFILGVTGGIGSGKSAATQWFESQGIIVVDADVVAREVVEPGQPALKSIQDAFGDWVLLADGSLDRRALREHIFQFPEARQSLEKITHPAIRQSIIQQLQHAESPYVILVSPLLFETNQHELAQRTLLVDADEQTQLERASQRDGQSEEQIRKIIAAQMSRAQKQQLADDIVLNDGLLEHLHQQLKPLHFSYLQRAEHSS; this is translated from the coding sequence ATGCGTTTTATCTTGGGAGTCACAGGCGGTATTGGAAGTGGTAAATCTGCTGCGACCCAATGGTTTGAATCCCAAGGTATAATCGTAGTTGATGCAGATGTAGTAGCCCGAGAAGTGGTTGAACCCGGCCAACCAGCTTTGAAGTCGATTCAAGACGCTTTTGGTGACTGGGTATTATTAGCCGATGGCAGCCTTGACCGTCGTGCCCTGCGTGAACACATTTTTCAATTTCCAGAAGCACGCCAAAGCTTAGAAAAAATTACCCATCCGGCCATCCGTCAGTCCATTATTCAACAATTACAACACGCCGAAAGCCCATATGTGATCTTGGTTTCGCCCCTACTTTTTGAAACCAATCAGCATGAACTAGCTCAGCGTACCTTATTGGTCGATGCGGATGAGCAAACACAACTAGAACGTGCCAGCCAACGGGATGGTCAAAGTGAAGAGCAAATCCGAAAGATTATTGCAGCACAAATGTCGCGTGCCCAAAAACAGCAATTAGCAGATGATATTGTCCTCAATGATGGTCTGTTAGAACACTTACACCAACAACTCAAACCACTGCATTTCAGTTACTTACAGCGTGCAGAACACAGTAGTTAA
- the rlmB gene encoding 23S rRNA (guanosine(2251)-2'-O)-methyltransferase RlmB, whose amino-acid sequence MAKPEYYYGVHSVESLLELEPERVLTLFTLKGRDDQRLQKILQLAEPFGISVQKASRDSLEKLAGLPFHQGVVAAVRPHPTLNEKDLDELMQQSPDALLLALDQVTDPHNLGACIRTAAAMGVQAVIVPRDRSASLTPTARKVAAGGAEKVKFIQVTNLARTLAHLKDSTHTRVIGTMLDEKALPIHQCDFNGPVVIVMGAEDTGLRPITQSQCDHTVYIPMSGDLQSLNVSVATGMALYEACRQRGV is encoded by the coding sequence ATGGCAAAACCTGAATATTATTATGGCGTTCATTCAGTAGAGTCATTGTTGGAGTTAGAGCCTGAACGCGTTTTGACTTTATTTACCTTGAAAGGACGTGATGATCAGCGTTTGCAAAAAATTTTGCAATTGGCTGAACCGTTTGGAATTAGTGTTCAAAAAGCCAGTCGTGACAGTTTAGAGAAGCTTGCAGGCTTGCCGTTTCATCAAGGTGTGGTGGCTGCTGTGCGCCCACATCCGACTCTCAATGAAAAAGATCTAGATGAGTTGATGCAGCAATCTCCAGATGCATTGTTGTTGGCACTTGATCAAGTGACAGACCCGCATAATTTGGGCGCATGTATTCGTACTGCGGCTGCGATGGGCGTTCAAGCCGTGATTGTACCGCGTGATCGTTCGGCAAGTTTAACCCCGACCGCACGTAAGGTGGCTGCAGGTGGTGCTGAAAAAGTCAAATTTATTCAAGTCACCAATCTTGCTCGAACCCTAGCGCATTTAAAAGACAGCACCCATACCCGTGTGATTGGAACCATGTTGGATGAAAAGGCTTTGCCGATTCATCAATGTGATTTCAATGGACCTGTGGTAATCGTGATGGGGGCAGAAGATACTGGTTTAAGACCGATTACCCAGTCACAATGTGATCATACCGTTTATATTCCAATGTCAGGTGATTTACAAAGCTTGAATGTCAGCGTGGCAACTGGAATGGCGCTTTATGAAGCTTGCCGTCAGCGTGGTGTATAA
- a CDS encoding type II secretion system F family protein: protein MAAKKAQMMPTFAYEGVDRKGAKIKGELPARNMALAKVTLRKQGVTIKNIREKRKNILEGLMKKKVTTLDITIFTRQLATMMKAGVPLVQGFEIVAEGLENPAMREVVLGIKGEVEGGNTFAGALKKYPQYFDNLFCSLVESGEQSGALETMLDRVAIYKEKSELLKQKIKKAMKYPITVVVVAVIVTIILMVKVVPVFQDLFSSFGADLPAFTKMVVEMSKWMQEYWFILIIVIGAIIASFLEAKKRSKKFRDLLDKMALKAPIFGDLVYKAIIARYSRTLATTFAAGVPLIDALESTAGATNNVIYEEAVMKIREDVATGQQLQFAMRVSNRFPSMAIQMVAIGEESGALDSMLDKVATHYENEVDNAVDGLTSMMEPLIMAILGVLVGGLVIAMYLPIFQMGSVV from the coding sequence ATGGCAGCTAAAAAAGCGCAAATGATGCCAACTTTTGCTTATGAAGGGGTCGACCGGAAAGGGGCAAAAATTAAAGGGGAATTACCAGCACGTAATATGGCTTTGGCTAAAGTCACACTGCGTAAACAAGGGGTAACCATCAAGAATATTCGGGAAAAACGTAAAAATATTCTCGAAGGCTTAATGAAGAAAAAAGTCACCACACTAGATATCACCATCTTCACTCGCCAATTGGCGACGATGATGAAAGCAGGTGTCCCCTTAGTTCAAGGCTTTGAAATTGTGGCTGAAGGACTTGAAAACCCTGCTATGCGTGAAGTGGTACTGGGGATTAAAGGTGAGGTAGAAGGCGGTAATACTTTTGCTGGGGCCCTGAAAAAATATCCTCAATATTTTGATAACCTTTTTTGCTCTCTGGTGGAGTCTGGTGAACAATCTGGTGCACTTGAAACTATGCTGGATCGGGTCGCGATTTATAAAGAGAAGAGTGAATTACTGAAACAGAAAATTAAAAAAGCCATGAAATACCCAATCACAGTCGTTGTGGTGGCTGTGATTGTGACCATTATTTTGATGGTCAAAGTGGTTCCTGTCTTCCAAGATCTATTTAGCTCATTTGGTGCAGATCTGCCTGCATTTACTAAAATGGTGGTAGAAATGTCCAAATGGATGCAGGAATACTGGTTTATTCTGATTATTGTGATTGGCGCCATTATTGCATCTTTTCTTGAAGCAAAAAAACGGAGTAAAAAATTCCGCGACTTATTAGATAAAATGGCCCTTAAAGCACCCATCTTTGGAGATTTGGTCTATAAAGCGATTATTGCACGTTATAGTCGTACCCTAGCCACAACCTTTGCCGCTGGTGTTCCCCTGATTGATGCACTTGAATCAACTGCGGGAGCCACCAATAATGTCATTTATGAAGAAGCCGTGATGAAAATCCGTGAAGATGTCGCAACGGGTCAACAACTACAGTTTGCGATGCGTGTTTCAAACCGTTTCCCTTCGATGGCCATTCAGATGGTCGCGATTGGTGAAGAGTCAGGTGCTTTAGACAGTATGCTTGATAAAGTCGCGACACATTATGAAAATGAAGTGGACAATGCCGTTGATGGCTTAACCTCGATGATGGAACCTTTAATCATGGCAATTCTTGGTGTTTTAGTCGGTGGTCTAGTGATTGCCATGTACTTACCAATCTTCCAAATGGGTTCTGTGGTCTAA
- a CDS encoding HlyD family secretion protein: MNAFDVRKVIRPMVLLVAVLIAVYTIVHLWNYYNAAPWTRDGRIRGDVIQVASDVNGLVTEVLVQDNQTVKKGQVLFKIDVARQALDVEQAKSDLAKAKAGLAQAHANLAGSKASLVKTEANMKLAEKNAARYASLMDGAISKQEQDQVFATRDQAIAEREQLTASIEQANAAIQQQQALIDVATSNLHLAELNLNRSEVVAPADGTLSNFDLRVGNYVKVGQAVAALLDRHQLYVVGYFEETKLNRIHVGDAATVQLMGDKQRIRGHVQGIATGIEDRERSGSSNLLANVNPTFSWVRLAQRVPVKIVLDEQPQNPLAFVSGRTATVRIIEK; this comes from the coding sequence ATGAATGCATTTGATGTGCGAAAAGTCATACGTCCTATGGTATTGCTGGTTGCGGTTTTGATTGCCGTTTATACCATTGTGCATTTATGGAATTATTACAATGCTGCACCATGGACACGGGATGGGCGTATCCGTGGTGATGTGATTCAGGTCGCTTCCGATGTGAATGGCTTGGTGACAGAGGTCTTGGTACAAGACAACCAAACTGTGAAGAAAGGGCAAGTGTTGTTCAAGATTGATGTCGCACGCCAAGCCTTGGATGTTGAACAAGCCAAATCTGACCTCGCCAAAGCCAAAGCAGGTTTGGCACAGGCACATGCCAATTTAGCAGGTTCGAAAGCGAGTTTGGTGAAAACTGAAGCCAATATGAAACTGGCTGAGAAAAATGCAGCGCGTTATGCCAGCTTGATGGATGGTGCGATTTCTAAACAAGAGCAAGATCAGGTCTTTGCGACCCGCGATCAAGCTATTGCTGAGCGTGAGCAGCTCACGGCCAGTATTGAGCAAGCCAATGCCGCCATTCAACAGCAGCAAGCATTAATTGATGTCGCGACCAGTAATCTTCATTTGGCTGAGTTGAATCTTAATCGTTCTGAAGTGGTTGCACCTGCGGATGGCACCTTGTCGAACTTTGACTTACGGGTGGGAAATTATGTGAAGGTGGGGCAAGCGGTTGCTGCTTTATTAGACCGTCATCAGCTCTATGTCGTCGGTTATTTTGAAGAGACTAAACTGAACCGTATTCATGTGGGTGATGCCGCAACGGTACAGTTGATGGGAGATAAACAACGCATTCGTGGTCATGTGCAAGGTATTGCAACAGGGATTGAAGATCGTGAGCGTTCTGGCAGCTCGAATTTATTGGCCAATGTGAATCCAACCTTTAGTTGGGTGCGTTTGGCGCAACGTGTGCCTGTGAAAATTGTATTGGATGAGCAACCGCAAAATCCGTTGGCCTTTGTTTCTGGACGTACGGCCACTGTCAGAATTATTGAAAAATGA
- the ruvX gene encoding Holliday junction resolvase RuvX, giving the protein MPDMQSAQSIMAFDFGTQKMGMAIGQSTIESSNPLPLFPMKDGIPDWDKLLKIVKEWQPNLFIVGLPLNMDDSESELSARARKFARRLRHQTNIETWMMDERLTTREAREELESYQSKGQAKRLSADSFAAALLIQSWYRDPTGILP; this is encoded by the coding sequence ATGCCTGATATGCAAAGCGCTCAATCGATTATGGCTTTTGATTTTGGTACTCAGAAAATGGGAATGGCAATAGGCCAATCCACAATTGAAAGTAGCAATCCCCTGCCATTATTCCCGATGAAAGATGGTATTCCAGACTGGGATAAGTTATTAAAGATTGTCAAAGAATGGCAACCGAATCTATTTATCGTGGGCTTACCACTGAATATGGATGATAGTGAATCGGAACTGTCTGCCCGGGCGCGAAAATTTGCCCGTCGTTTACGTCATCAAACCAATATTGAAACTTGGATGATGGATGAACGGTTGACCACACGTGAAGCCAGAGAGGAACTGGAGTCTTATCAAAGTAAAGGACAGGCAAAGCGCTTATCGGCAGATAGCTTTGCAGCGGCACTCTTGATTCAAAGTTGGTATCGCGATCCTACGGGGATTTTGCCTTAA
- a CDS encoding YqgE/AlgH family protein — protein MTKQYLTHRCLIAPPDMADDFFANTVIYIARHDEDGAQGIIINRPSDLQIKELLNDLEIDADNVHPHAVLQGGPLRPEAGFVLHTGQPTWHSSIAVGENVCITTSKDILDAIAHNEGVGRYQIALGYASWSKNQLEEEIARGDWLICESDMDLIFNLPYHDRWDAAYKKIGVDRTWFASEIGHA, from the coding sequence GTGACGAAACAATACTTAACTCACCGTTGTCTCATCGCTCCACCAGACATGGCAGATGACTTTTTTGCCAACACAGTCATCTATATTGCTCGCCATGACGAAGATGGCGCTCAGGGCATTATTATCAACCGTCCTTCAGATTTACAAATCAAAGAATTACTTAATGATTTAGAAATTGATGCCGACAATGTCCATCCCCATGCAGTGTTGCAAGGTGGCCCATTACGTCCAGAAGCAGGCTTTGTATTGCATACAGGTCAGCCGACTTGGCACTCATCCATTGCCGTTGGTGAAAATGTCTGTATTACCACCAGTAAAGATATTTTGGATGCAATTGCACATAACGAAGGTGTAGGACGCTATCAAATCGCCTTGGGCTATGCCAGTTGGAGTAAGAACCAACTTGAAGAAGAGATTGCACGGGGTGATTGGCTGATCTGTGAATCAGATATGGATTTGATTTTTAATCTGCCTTATCACGATCGTTGGGATGCCGCTTACAAAAAGATTGGAGTAGACCGGACTTGGTTTGCTTCTGAGATTGGTCATGCCTGA
- a CDS encoding pyrimidine/purine nucleoside phosphorylase — protein sequence MSSVQFDHVTVIKKSNVYFGGACISHTVQFEDGTKKTLGVILPTEQPLTFETHVPERMEIISGECRVKIADSTESELFRAGQSFYVPGNSTFLIEADEVLDYVCHLEG from the coding sequence ATGAGTTCAGTGCAATTTGATCATGTAACGGTCATTAAGAAATCGAATGTGTATTTTGGTGGGGCATGTATTAGCCATACAGTACAATTTGAAGATGGTACAAAAAAGACTTTAGGGGTTATTTTACCTACTGAACAGCCTTTAACTTTCGAAACACATGTTCCAGAACGTATGGAAATTATTTCTGGTGAATGTCGCGTCAAAATTGCAGATAGCACTGAAAGTGAATTATTCCGTGCGGGCCAATCGTTCTATGTGCCAGGAAATAGTACCTTTCTTATTGAAGCAGACGAAGTGCTTGATTATGTCTGCCATTTAGAAGGCTAA
- the pilB gene encoding type IV-A pilus assembly ATPase PilB, translated as MSGLHTSPKFSGFIRRLVEDGHMSTATMQTAIDTAKKSQQDIVAHLIEQHRLSPLTIAETIAVEFGEPLFDLAVYDTALLPRELADNKLIQKHKVAPLLQRGQILYVATSNPTNIEALDAIRFNTKLNIEPIIVEHTKLEKLIEQQFGDSGSFDFGESEDFDLDIDVSQTPNQEEEDTPQGDESPIVKYINKLLIDAIRMGASDLHFEPYEKMYRVRYRVDGVLRQIANPPLQMATRLASRLKVMSQMDISEKRMPQDGRIKLKLSKTKAIDFRVNSLPTLFGEKLVLRILDPSSAMLGIEALGYEDEQKALFMDALEKPQGMLLITGPTGSGKTVSLYTGLNILNTEDTNISTAEDPVEINLEGINQVNVNPKTGLTFSAALKAFLRQDPDVIMVGEIRDLETAEIAIKAAQTGHMVMSTLHTNSAPETLTRLRNMGVPSFNIATSVNLVIAQRLARRLCGQCKEEINIPEQSLLELGFTEQDLNDPEFKIFQPVGCAECREGYKGRVGIYEVMKVTPEISRLIMEDGNALQIAAASEQAGFNNLRRSGLKKVMQGITSLQEVNRVTSE; from the coding sequence ATGTCAGGATTACATACGTCTCCAAAGTTTTCGGGGTTTATTCGACGGTTAGTTGAAGATGGACACATGTCTACGGCAACGATGCAGACCGCAATTGATACGGCTAAAAAATCACAACAAGATATCGTTGCACATTTGATTGAACAGCATCGCTTATCTCCTCTGACCATTGCGGAAACCATTGCCGTCGAATTCGGTGAGCCGCTTTTCGATCTGGCAGTATACGATACAGCTTTACTACCTCGCGAACTGGCGGATAACAAGCTCATTCAAAAGCATAAAGTTGCTCCGCTACTACAACGTGGGCAAATTTTATATGTGGCGACCAGTAACCCCACCAATATCGAAGCTTTGGATGCAATTCGCTTCAATACCAAACTGAATATTGAACCGATTATAGTTGAACACACTAAACTCGAAAAACTGATTGAACAGCAGTTTGGCGATTCTGGTAGTTTTGATTTTGGTGAAAGTGAAGACTTTGATCTCGACATTGATGTCAGTCAAACCCCAAACCAAGAGGAAGAAGACACTCCACAAGGCGACGAATCTCCAATTGTTAAATATATTAACAAACTGCTCATTGATGCGATTCGTATGGGTGCCTCTGACTTACATTTTGAACCTTATGAAAAAATGTACCGTGTCCGCTATCGTGTTGATGGTGTACTCCGTCAGATTGCCAATCCGCCCTTACAAATGGCCACTCGTCTCGCCTCGCGTTTAAAAGTCATGTCACAAATGGACATTTCTGAAAAACGGATGCCGCAAGATGGACGTATTAAACTTAAACTTTCCAAGACCAAAGCCATCGACTTTCGTGTCAACTCACTCCCCACCCTATTTGGCGAAAAGCTGGTGCTACGTATTCTCGATCCATCGAGTGCTATGTTGGGGATCGAAGCACTCGGTTATGAAGATGAGCAAAAAGCCTTATTTATGGATGCACTTGAAAAACCTCAAGGCATGCTACTGATTACGGGTCCAACAGGTTCAGGTAAAACCGTCTCTTTGTATACAGGTTTAAATATCCTCAATACTGAAGACACCAATATTTCAACTGCCGAAGATCCAGTCGAAATTAACTTAGAAGGGATTAATCAGGTTAACGTCAATCCAAAAACAGGACTCACCTTCTCTGCAGCCCTGAAAGCGTTTTTACGCCAAGATCCTGATGTGATCATGGTCGGGGAGATCCGTGATCTGGAAACCGCTGAAATTGCCATTAAAGCCGCACAAACGGGCCATATGGTGATGTCAACCCTACACACCAACAGTGCACCAGAAACCTTGACCCGTTTACGTAACATGGGGGTTCCTTCGTTCAACATCGCAACCTCAGTCAATCTGGTGATTGCACAACGCTTGGCACGTCGTCTCTGTGGCCAATGTAAAGAAGAAATTAATATCCCTGAACAAAGTCTGTTGGAACTCGGCTTTACTGAACAAGATTTAAATGATCCTGAATTCAAGATTTTTCAACCTGTTGGTTGTGCTGAATGTCGTGAAGGCTATAAAGGTCGTGTGGGGATTTACGAAGTCATGAAGGTTACACCAGAAATTTCCAGACTGATTATGGAAGACGGCAATGCCTTACAGATTGCAGCAGCATCAGAACAAGCAGGATTTAATAATCTACGTCGTTCAGGTTTGAAAAAAGTCATGCAGGGAATTACCTCTTTGCAGGAAGTCAACCGAGTAACAAGTGAATAA
- a CDS encoding A24 family peptidase, with translation MQQFFSYFIENPTALYLAVGLFSLCIGSFLNVVIFRTPRMMEQEWQQECQMLLHPEQPIIDQSKLTLSQPASTCPKCDSPIRWYQNIPVISWLVLRGKCGTCQNPISIRYPFIELLTMLCSLVVLAVFGATIQMLFGLVLTWVLIALTFIDFDTQLLPDRFTLPLAALGLGINSYAIYTTATAAIWGYLIGFLCLWIVYYIFKLVTGKEGMGYGDFKLLAALGAWMGPLMLPLIVLLSSMLGAIIGIILIKVRGENQPFAFGPYIAIAGWIAFLWGDQIMKVYLGG, from the coding sequence ATGCAACAATTTTTTTCTTACTTTATTGAAAACCCAACTGCACTTTATCTTGCAGTTGGGCTTTTTAGTTTATGCATCGGCAGTTTTTTAAATGTTGTTATTTTCCGCACCCCTCGCATGATGGAACAGGAATGGCAGCAAGAATGTCAAATGTTGTTACACCCAGAACAACCCATTATTGATCAGAGTAAACTAACCTTAAGCCAACCAGCCTCAACCTGTCCGAAATGTGACTCGCCAATTCGTTGGTATCAAAATATCCCCGTGATTAGCTGGTTAGTACTGCGTGGTAAATGTGGGACTTGCCAAAATCCAATTAGTATTCGCTATCCGTTCATTGAACTGTTGACCATGCTCTGCTCTTTGGTTGTTCTTGCCGTATTCGGTGCTACCATACAAATGCTATTTGGTTTAGTCCTTACGTGGGTATTGATTGCATTAACCTTTATTGATTTTGATACTCAACTGCTGCCTGACCGCTTTACCCTGCCCTTAGCTGCTTTAGGCCTCGGTATTAATAGCTATGCGATTTACACGACAGCGACCGCCGCAATTTGGGGTTATCTCATTGGTTTCCTCTGCCTCTGGATTGTGTACTACATCTTTAAATTAGTAACAGGCAAAGAAGGTATGGGCTATGGTGATTTCAAACTCCTCGCCGCCTTAGGCGCTTGGATGGGACCTCTCATGCTGCCGTTAATTGTGCTACTCTCGTCAATGCTGGGTGCGATCATTGGTATTATCTTGATAAAAGTGCGCGGTGAAAATCAGCCTTTTGCATTTGGCCCATATATCGCCATTGCAGGCTGGATTGCCTTTTTATGGGGTGATCAAATTATGAAAGTCTATCTAGGTGGTTAA
- the recN gene encoding DNA repair protein RecN: protein MLTHLTLINFALADHLALDIEQGFNVLTGETGAGKSLLLDALSACLGERTDTNYVRYGADKADVTAVFSYQAESAEAHWLTEHELDDDSGEIHLRRVIFATGRSKAWINGRPSSLAELKEIGRLLVQLYSQHSQQQLLEPPYPKHWLDRYHNFAEPSQAVRDAYSTWQRNIRQHQAALDAQATRIQKIQSLESQIEELEEVVQTDYRETEQEFDRLSHHEHIMQDCSYSLNVLDEAEQNITQEVASIIRRLESHAGRSEQLANIYNSLLNAQSEIDDATASLRQFIDRQSFDPERMEQLNATLEVFHRLARKHRTQPELLKQDYETWQQELEQLHQLEDPETLAEQVEVSYQAFLDAAQHLDDIRRAAAIPLAKQLTEQVKPLALPEAHFEFKFEPQEPNAEGLSFIQLLFTANKGIPPQPLARVASGGELSRIALVMQVMNAEKTESEVLVFDEIDVGISGGTAEVVGRLLADLAQHVQLLCITHQAQVAGQSDQHLLVKKQQSDPASSTIIELDEEQRILELARMSGGVEISETTLQHARQLRQLKFQTA from the coding sequence ATGCTCACCCATTTAACTTTAATTAATTTTGCACTCGCTGACCATTTGGCTTTAGATATTGAACAAGGCTTCAATGTGCTGACTGGTGAAACTGGCGCAGGCAAATCATTATTGTTAGATGCGCTTTCTGCCTGCTTAGGTGAACGAACCGATACCAATTATGTGCGTTATGGTGCAGATAAAGCCGATGTCACCGCCGTGTTTAGCTATCAAGCTGAAAGTGCGGAAGCGCACTGGCTCACCGAACATGAACTGGATGATGATTCAGGTGAAATCCATTTAAGGCGTGTGATTTTCGCCACAGGTCGCAGCAAGGCATGGATTAATGGCCGCCCAAGCAGCTTGGCAGAACTCAAAGAAATCGGACGTTTACTGGTTCAACTCTATAGCCAGCACAGCCAGCAACAATTACTCGAACCGCCTTATCCTAAACATTGGCTGGATCGTTATCATAATTTTGCCGAACCTTCGCAAGCAGTCCGTGATGCCTATAGCACATGGCAACGAAATATTCGTCAACATCAAGCCGCTTTAGATGCGCAAGCGACCCGCATTCAAAAAATACAAAGCCTAGAATCTCAAATAGAAGAGCTTGAAGAGGTTGTTCAAACCGATTATCGTGAAACAGAACAAGAATTTGATCGTCTCAGCCACCATGAACATATCATGCAGGACTGTAGTTATAGCCTCAATGTCTTGGATGAAGCAGAACAGAATATTACCCAAGAAGTTGCTTCGATCATTCGCCGCCTAGAATCGCATGCGGGTCGTAGCGAGCAGTTAGCCAATATTTATAACTCTTTGTTAAATGCACAAAGCGAAATTGATGATGCAACGGCGAGTTTACGCCAGTTTATCGATCGTCAAAGTTTTGACCCAGAGCGCATGGAACAACTGAATGCCACCCTCGAAGTCTTTCATCGTCTGGCACGTAAACATCGCACCCAACCTGAATTACTCAAGCAAGACTATGAAACTTGGCAGCAGGAATTAGAACAACTGCATCAACTGGAAGACCCTGAAACCTTGGCTGAGCAAGTTGAAGTATCCTATCAGGCCTTTCTAGATGCAGCACAGCATTTGGATGACATCCGTCGTGCTGCCGCGATTCCCTTGGCAAAACAACTGACCGAGCAAGTCAAACCACTGGCCCTACCCGAAGCACATTTTGAATTTAAATTTGAGCCACAGGAACCCAATGCCGAAGGGCTGAGCTTTATTCAGCTATTATTTACCGCAAATAAAGGGATTCCACCGCAGCCACTAGCACGGGTTGCCTCGGGTGGTGAGTTATCCCGTATCGCGTTGGTGATGCAAGTGATGAATGCGGAGAAAACCGAATCTGAAGTGTTGGTGTTCGATGAAATTGATGTCGGCATCAGTGGTGGCACCGCTGAAGTGGTGGGCCGATTACTGGCTGATCTGGCTCAGCATGTACAACTCCTCTGTATTACCCACCAAGCCCAAGTTGCTGGACAGTCGGACCAACATTTATTGGTGAAAAAACAGCAAAGCGATCCTGCCAGCAGTACCATCATCGAACTGGATGAAGAACAACGCATTTTAGAATTGGCACGTATGTCTGGTGGGGTTGAAATTAGTGAAACCACTTTGCAGCATGCACGTCAACTACGTCAGCTTAAGTTCCAAACGGCCTAA
- a CDS encoding DMT family transporter produces MTARTQGYFFVFITMCIWGGFTIFSRLNAHWHVSVWDLVAMRFAIASLILLPVLIYKKDFAFLWHPHPVILALIGGLIYCLTVYTAFLHAPAAHAAIFLNGCIPLCTAVVAYLLFRQPFDQHTWFSLLIMMAALMLMSYLMLHQQASALGIGDLLLFISAIWWGIFTVLLKQWKLSAWHATAGVVIWSAIIYLPIYILFIPKHFQDAAPIHLLIQGLFHGILVVIVATLSYVAAIERLGAFKTGSIVTLAPFIAAVVAVPLLNEPLNAAIVCGLIGMGIGALQPWRWRRKDRLSVQLEKQKQG; encoded by the coding sequence ATGACAGCGCGTACACAAGGCTATTTTTTTGTTTTTATTACCATGTGTATTTGGGGCGGATTTACCATTTTTTCCCGTCTCAATGCGCATTGGCATGTCAGTGTCTGGGATCTGGTCGCCATGCGTTTTGCAATCGCTTCTCTGATTCTATTACCTGTCTTGATTTATAAAAAAGATTTTGCCTTTTTATGGCATCCACATCCTGTGATTTTGGCGCTTATAGGCGGTTTGATTTACTGTTTAACAGTCTATACCGCCTTTTTACATGCGCCTGCAGCGCATGCTGCTATTTTTCTCAATGGTTGTATTCCTTTGTGTACTGCTGTAGTGGCTTATCTATTGTTTAGGCAGCCTTTTGATCAACACACTTGGTTCAGTCTATTAATTATGATGGCAGCTTTGATGTTGATGAGCTATTTGATGCTACATCAGCAAGCTTCTGCATTGGGTATTGGAGATCTACTGCTTTTTATCAGTGCAATATGGTGGGGGATTTTCACGGTCCTGTTGAAGCAATGGAAACTGTCTGCATGGCATGCAACTGCTGGCGTGGTGATTTGGTCTGCAATCATTTATTTACCGATTTATATTTTATTTATTCCCAAGCATTTTCAAGATGCTGCACCGATCCATCTGCTGATTCAAGGGCTGTTTCATGGCATCTTGGTGGTAATTGTAGCCACTTTAAGCTATGTGGCAGCGATTGAACGATTGGGGGCATTTAAGACAGGCAGTATTGTGACCTTGGCACCGTTTATTGCGGCCGTGGTGGCTGTACCGTTATTGAATGAGCCACTCAATGCTGCGATTGTTTGTGGCTTGATCGGGATGGGAATTGGTGCTTTGCAGCCATGGCGATGGCGACGTAAAGATCGCTTGAGCGTACAATTAGAAAAACAAAAACAAGGTTAA